Below is a window of Deltaproteobacteria bacterium DNA.
CGCCCAGCTCCAAGGCCGGGAAGTGACGACCATCGAAGGCCTGGGCACGGCCGACTCACCTCACCCGATCCAATCGGCCATGGCCCTGCACGGCGGCGTGCAGTGCGGGTTCTGCACCCCGGGCATGGCCCTGACCGCGGCCGAATTCCTGACCCGCCAGCCAGCCCCCGATCGCTTGGCCATTCGCGAAGCCCTGGCCGGGAACTTCTGTCGCTGCACCGGGTACCAGAAGATCGTCGATGCCGTTCAGGAAGCCTCCCTGGTCATGGCCGGTAACGATCGGAAAAAAAAACCATGACCGCCGTCCTTGCTCCTCGAT
It encodes the following:
- a CDS encoding (2Fe-2S)-binding protein → MILRFTVNRKSVELETEPDCRVVDILREDLGLFGTKEGCGSGECGACTVLVDGEPRLSCLMLAAQLQGREVTTIEGLGTADSPHPIQSAMALHGGVQCGFCTPGMALTAAEFLTRQPAPDRLAIREALAGNFCRCTGYQKIVDAVQEASLVMAGNDRKKKP